TCTATTTTAACAAATCGTACTATAATATCAGTTTTTCCTAAAATTGTGCATTATTATACTTATgtacattatatttatttttatgtatatatatatatatatatatatatatatatatatatatatatatatatatatatatatatatatatatatatatatatatatatatatgtattattttttaattaataaaaattttaatttatcaatttattaaaaaaaaatatgaatattctCTGATAAATCAAGATGtttatttttcacttaaaaacataatttagTTTCAGTTTTTAGATGTCACTAGAAATTgtaattgacaattttttgactcattttattataactaaatattaaaataaaaaataaagcaataaaatattttcaaatttcccaaTTTTTTCGACTAAATAAAGGGCATAGCCGGATAAGCATGCCGAATGAATCCCCACAGAGTATTCTATCGGCACTTCAGGGATCGACTTATTTAAGCTAATACTGACTCTTTAGCTGATCGAATTTTACTAAAACTATtgtttacatttatttcagaattttctatgaaaaaaatgaacgaaGATTTGATTTTATTGTCTCTTTTCTAACTAATTTCcaattttactattaaaacaaaaataaaaatcgaaaaataggttttttttttaatatcacgaAAACTATTTGAGATTAAGAGCTGACATTctgactaaattttttttatttggtacCAAATCGATTTTCGAAGTGTCGATAGAAAATTCCGTGGAGGCCGATTCGGCATGCTTATCCGGCGATACCCATATTTGACGTATTACAGACGTatactgaaaataaatagGACTAAATCATTTGTACATTacaatttgcaattttttttagtcatttgtaaaattaatttttcaattcatagagtatttatattaaataatagcGGCCTAAAAGATCTGATTGTAAATTATCATTGAAGAGTAAGAAAAaggcatatttttattatatcacaatttaaaaaaatacttaactttctatttttcttaaaatttattgatgataagTAAAAACAATTGATCGAATTAAACCATCTCTGACGCTATCTGTACTGTTGCCGACGccaaacgaaaaaaatacagtATCACATGTCATTCTTTGAACACAATCTCCTATTGGGTACCATCCAGGCTTATTAAAGACAACTCCAACACGATAAATCTATATTAaccgttgaaaaaattttaattattacatcatcagataatttaatcaatttataaattttttactaaaacgATTTACTCaccttatttttttgaatataaacagGTCTGTTAAAACCAATTTCTACCAGTGTACCAGTAGTAGCTTTTGTTGTAAAATGTGTATAAGTTAATCGAGAACCATCAGAATCAAGTAGATGAGCATATAAAATTTCCGTATAAGTTCCATCAGCAGAACGCATCATTTGATTAgcctattaataataaaaaatgaataaataaaaaaaaagtcatcaaATATCACAAAAGTTACGCGTCatagttatttataatagtaaatattataacATATACATTTACTTCACAAGCAACTTGCGTAGGAACTTGGACACCaataacacaaatatttttatcaacactAAATGTTACAGAGCAATCCATTACTCCAGGATTTAAATATTCTGCTTGTTGTCCCATTGATCGTAGGCAATAATATTTAGGACCATCTCGGATTCCACCTTCAACCAGTACTGTAGGAAGATTATCGTTAGAAGTTGAACTACCAAGTTCTTTTCTTCCATTAAATTCAACATTTGTAGGATACGATAACCACGAACTGTCATTGTCAGTACGATCAGTATCTGGATTAGCAATTAAAGTTGAATGACTAAATGATGTAGACGGATAAATTTGCCAGTGGTTTGATGAATTTGATGGACTAACGTGTCGACCTATTACTCCATTGTATTTCTATAAGAAAATTtggtatataattatcaattgaaaatattattagtattgaaaaactaaattattgtttatttacctGACTTCGTCCACTATGAAGTCCTGATGGCCTTCGAGGCTTAATTCGATGTAATGGATTAGTAGAAAATCCTTCAGGCATAGGAATATTACTTCCGCTGGATGATACATTCATAAGTATTGCAAATGCTTCATCACGAGATAAAAGATTTGATCTTCCAGGAACTTCAGCAAATTGTTGTGGAGTAAGAGTTAAAAATCGTATTTTAGATAATACGTTACCAATAACTGATCTTGAAGATTTAGCATCAGATGGATTTAATGATTTACGATTACATTCAGCTTTAGCCCATCGTTCAATAGcaacaaataattcaatttccgAATCAATTTGTAGTTCGTCCTGTTCAAATATCGTAATAATTGTACTAAGTTCAACTTCATCCCAACTTGGTtcgtttaaaatttcattcgtTTTTGtacaaattatttgtaagcATTTATCCATTAATACTGgttcttcaaataatttagcAAATTCATAAGCCCTACATGCTTTATTTGGTGATAAATCAGaccataaatattttgtgCATTCTTCGACTAAATACGGTAACATGTATTTTTTGGCACAATAACAAAGTTCACAAGCTAATTCAAATGATCCTAAGTCAACTTTATCcgtataaatatattctaaTAGTGTTTTAAATGCTTCTGGCTGTACATCACGAATAGGAATTGGATCTGATTTTTCTGCCATACTACCGTAAAACATAGCTTCAAATACAGGACTAGACAtcgctaaaaataatttatggccCTCAAGGATTTGTTGTTGCGGTTCTTGACCCACAATAAATTTACAGTCTGACCATTGTCCAGACTCCAATAAATAACGTCCtctttgagaaattttttgttttgatatTTGCCAATCACACGGTAGGCCCATTTTCCTATTATATATCTTTAattatgatatatatgtatacatatatatatatatatatatatatatatatatatatatatatatatatatatatatatatatatatatatatatatatattactttaaactatatttaaaatcacTGTCTAGCTTACATAAAACTaaattctaataataatacttacaGATGACACGTATAGCTAAGAAATAATTGTGTAGGATGATGTTTGCTTTTATCTTAAAATGCGTAGGTttagataaaatattacgacaaattataattcagtttttttttgttattttcataacatcactattacttatttattcacacatacttaattaaaaatcttcacttttattactattaaataaaaacaatgagtatttgttattactattgttaattaaaataatgataaaattaatatttgtatttgttcattaaataaaataattaagcactaatttttcttttaacgaCCCGCGTACAAAACTTCGAACAACTCCTATCTGCGCCATCTTGTATTATTGCTCTTATATGCTCTTATATTTCTTTACCTCCTTTACAATACATATCTATATGTATGGTATATATGGTATATATCAAGAGAGgggactttttttatttccgtaCCTGGTTTTTTCCGGTGTCGTTGacgttttttgtaattattatatgaatttttcaaaaactaaaaaaataaattattttattaaaaattaatatttatcacaataacgaaagttattatttttatctaatactagtatgaaaataaaaaaagttaataagtAATTGTGCTGAATATAaatcagttaaaaattatgatatagttttattaactataatatatcaaaaattttatacgtatgttttaaattttttgaaaaatttgttaaattaataataatctttgataaatatacttaattattttttatatatttatcaaaattgaaattacatatttaatgaaatatataatgtataacaTTATACtgcaaaacaaaaattaaaaataatattaattttgtttgtagtggaaaagaaaaataatgtataGTTTAGTACGAATTTGATGACAGTGGTACATTTCTCGAATGGCGCATACACGGCTCAGCTGTGTGTAGATATAAAGGCAAATTAACGCCGAGTTATAATGCATTTTACTGTGCTTTTAATTAGTTAACAAAGTGCTAGATCTAGCTTTGATCTTAATAggtatgtattttatttttttaatttatctattaattaattattaaaattaatagacaagattaaacatatatttttttgttggtgTTTTCTTGGAGCACCTCTTTGATACCCACCTCGATCCTTAGAATCACTATTAAGATTCAACGATctgtcaataaatatattagatataatctatttatttgttttatttcaaccGATAATACcatttgaaattattcaaattaattattattattattattattattattattattattattattattattattattattattattattattattattattattattattattattattattattattattattattattattattattattatcattaatgttgatatttttaaatgttttttctttttttttttttaaagatacaATGGACCTTGTTGCACTTgccaaattttcattatttcactGCAGTTAATTTCTTTAGAGATTTTATACATGGTTTAATGAACGATACTGGACAatatttgagtcattgaattagtaataagtattttaaaatggAAGTGATACGTGACGAGGATCGGCGAAGGCGCCTAAGAACtttagaagaaaaaattaaagatccAAGGAGTATTTCCAATATTGATTGTCTTTTGGACACAGTTCAGGCTCTTGTGGCTGATTGTGATCATCCAAGTGTTAAACgcatgaaaaatattgaggCTTATATGACTAGATGTaagtgtttaattattttaattgtgtagttattttaccaattaaaatttattttcagatCTTATTATCACTAATACTAGCCAACCTTTATATTTGTTATTCACACCAAAAATTACCACCTgatagaatttaaatttttatgaataattgttttcgaaaatattttatcatcaactattttatttttccctttctttgtaaaaaaatttttttattagttaaataacGAAACATGacttttgtgttaaaaatatttagtttcaattatgggattttgaaaattatgataaattttattaaagtaaaaaaaattaatttttttcgagattAATtgcatagaaaaataaaactttaacaGGTGGTTGCTTTCAATTCATGTAACAAATCAACTGAATTTGACAATAATGAgattaaaatatgattatttttgctaaaatgatctgtatgtatatttaatgaaaaagtgtaTATAATGATCCTTCATATGTCGCTAATATATGCATGGATACACTTATACATTTggataactattttatttttatttttatactacatgaattaaatgaaacaaaggtgttttttttttatgaattttacactcattatttatcattgttattattggtTATAGATGATTCAGTGGCACgtgaaataaacaaaatgcGTATGCGTACAGATGATTTTACTCTTATTAAAGTTATTGGTCGTGGAGCATTTGGTGAGGTGCAACTAGTTAGACACAATTCAACTCAAAAAGTTTATGCTATGAAATTACTTAGTAAATTTGAAatggtaattataaataataaatatagttaattattgtatagtaataaatattcattatttataatttatataattgttaGATTAAACGGTCGGACTCAGCATTTTTTTGGGAAGAAAGAGATATTATGGCACACGCCAACTCTCAATGGATTGTACAGTTACACTTTGCTTTTCAAGATCATAAATATCTTTATATGGTAATGGATTATATGCCAGGTGGTgatttagttaatttaatgTCTAGTTATGATGTGCCAGAAAAATGggcaaaattttattgtgcCGAAGTTGTACTAGCATTAGACGCTATACATTTAATGGGATTTGTGCACAGAGATGTTAAACCAGATAATATGTTGCTTGATAAATATGGGCATCTTAAATTAGCTGATTTTGGTACTTGTATGAGGATGGACGAGGTAAAAgagtaatattaatattattatcattgcaCATgaatatcattataatttaaatatcaataaattattaaatattataggaTGGTTTGGTAAGATCAGATACTGCCGTTGGAACACCTGATTATATATCTCCAGAAGTACTTCAATCTCAGGGTGGTGAAGGTGTGTATGGTCGTGAATGTGACTGGTGGTCTGTAGGTGTATTTCTTTATGAAATGTTAGTTGGTGATCCACCTTTTTATGCTGATTCACTTGTTGGtacatattcaaaaataatggatCATCGTAATTCACTTCATTTTCCTCAAGAAATAGATATATCTCAATCAGCAAAGAGTATTATTTGTGGGTTTTTAACTGATCGTACAAATCGTTTAGGAAGAAATGGTGTAGAAGAAATAAAGAAacatccattttttaaaaatgatcaatGGACATTTGATAATTTACGAGAATGTGTTCCTCCTGTTGTACCTGAATTATCAGGTGACGATGATACAAGTAATTTTGAAGATGTAGATAAAGAAGATACTCcagaagaaaattttcctGTACCAAAAGCATTTTCTGGCAATCATTTACCATTTATAGGATTTACTTACTCTGGTGATTATCAATTTCTTGTTACTTCAGGCAAAGAATCAGTAGACGGCCTTGAAAATCATATGAATAATGGGATAACAGATGAGGTCAAAATTTCAcagttagaaaatttattagaacGTGAAAAAAGACAAGTTGATGCAATGGAAAATCGTCATCGTACTCTTACTGCTCAATTAGAAGCAATAACACAAAGAGAATCAGAACTAAGAGAAGAAGCTGGTAGAGCTGATAAAGAATTAACTATTCTTCGACATAGTTATAAAGAAGTACAACGTCGTATTGAGCATGAAACAGAAGCACGAAGAAAAGCAGAAGGAATGTTAGCggatttaaagaaaaaatttgatgaagaACAAAGTAAAAGAGCTCGTGATGCATCAAATTCTCAACAAACATCCGAACGAGTTTTAACATTAGAGaaacaaataaaagaaatGCAGAGTAAATTAGAGAGAGAAACAGAATCTGCAACAAGAATGAGAAAACAAGCAACAGAAGTTACTGTTGCTAAGCAAACTGCTAAGCAAATGGCCAATGAATTACAAGCAGCAAGAGCTCAATTACAAGCACAAACTGATTCTTTACAACAAGAAGTTGCGAGTTTGCAGGGTCAATTGTCCAAAGAACGAAGTTCTCGAACTCAAGCATCAACTTTAACTGCAGAGCTTGAAGCAAGATTAGCTTCTTTATATGTTGAATTGGAAAGAAGTcgagaaaaagaagaaaaagttATGACAGATAATCGGCAATTAAATGAAAGAGTATCTGCACTAGAAAAAGAAACAGCCAGTTTAACTCTAGAGCTTAAAGCTGCTCAAGCAAGGTACAATCAAGAAGTTTTAGCTCATCAGGAAACTGAAAAATCGAGAATGCTATCAAAAGAAGAAGCTAACATGGAAGTTGTTAAgggtaaattttaatttattaaaataattaatagcttttataatgaaaataaattttattgcatgCATCAGGACGTATGAATTGCGTAATAAAAGGTAACaatgaacaaaaatataataaattttaaaagccatttaataattttaaaattataaaattaataacgtttttaaattcttttcatTATAACTGCCGCtcattgatattaattttatttttacgtacgtagttattaataatattaatttattaatataaaaaaagtattattataaatgtatgatttaaTTGCCAGCTTTACAAGTCAAGCTAAGTGAGGAAAAAAGTGGAAGACAAAGAGCTGAATTACTTGCTCAAGAAAAGGAACGTC
The Microplitis mediator isolate UGA2020A chromosome 6, iyMicMedi2.1, whole genome shotgun sequence genome window above contains:
- the LOC130669925 gene encoding rho-associated protein kinase 1 isoform X1, encoding MEVIRDEDRRRRLRTLEEKIKDPRSISNIDCLLDTVQALVADCDHPSVKRMKNIEAYMTRYDSVAREINKMRMRTDDFTLIKVIGRGAFGEVQLVRHNSTQKVYAMKLLSKFEMIKRSDSAFFWEERDIMAHANSQWIVQLHFAFQDHKYLYMVMDYMPGGDLVNLMSSYDVPEKWAKFYCAEVVLALDAIHLMGFVHRDVKPDNMLLDKYGHLKLADFGTCMRMDEDGLVRSDTAVGTPDYISPEVLQSQGGEGVYGRECDWWSVGVFLYEMLVGDPPFYADSLVGTYSKIMDHRNSLHFPQEIDISQSAKSIICGFLTDRTNRLGRNGVEEIKKHPFFKNDQWTFDNLRECVPPVVPELSGDDDTSNFEDVDKEDTPEENFPVPKAFSGNHLPFIGFTYSGDYQFLVTSGKESVDGLENHMNNGITDEVKISQLENLLEREKRQVDAMENRHRTLTAQLEAITQRESELREEAGRADKELTILRHSYKEVQRRIEHETEARRKAEGMLADLKKKFDEEQSKRARDASNSQQTSERVLTLEKQIKEMQSKLERETESATRMRKQATEVTVAKQTAKQMANELQAARAQLQAQTDSLQQEVASLQGQLSKERSSRTQASTLTAELEARLASLYVELERSREKEEKVMTDNRQLNERVSALEKETASLTLELKAAQARYNQEVLAHQETEKSRMLSKEEANMEVVKGRMNCVIKVKLSEEKSGRQRAELLAQEKERQTSMLSVDYRQIQQRLQKLEGEHRQEVEKVKALQGQVEQEQQKRNLLQSDLAQQSSDAGRLRAREQQLVNEVSQLREAKRQIDEELNNLKTQRNVDLLQTKELQEQLEAEAYFSTLYKTQTQELREELDEKTRLQQELEEERSSLVHQLQLSLARGDSEALARSIAEETVADLEKERTMKELEYKDGLVKHHHEITAKEQMLNRLKDGESELKKSIEQYAKEKEDAAKRIKELQEQLVKSQSNAEEIDRLSSKLKTETLLKEQAINKLTQIVVRKDFSAGGKTKNKPSSADLRKKEKDCRRLQQELTQEREKYGQLAAKWQKDLQDLQAQLVEENQAKLRLQMELDSKDSEIETLQMKISSMNSETASVSSIENDGDDSVLPEHGAMRLEGWLNVPNKQNIKRHGWKKQYVVVSSKKIIFYNSEHEKINADPVLILDLSKVFHVRSVTQGDVIRADAKDIPRIFQLLYAGEGEARRPGDEGNALPVPELTQLVDKPGMQPVIKGHEFISISYHMPTTCEVCSKQLWHMFRPPPALECRRCHIKVHKEHLDKKEDAIAPCKLHYDPTSARELLLLAGSPDDQKYWVARLSRRIQKCGYKANSHIDGTGQRVSPRESTRSTLKPYLSVQQRSATLPANASMGK
- the LOC130669925 gene encoding rho-associated protein kinase 1 isoform X2 produces the protein MEVIRDEDRRRRLRTLEEKIKDPRSISNIDCLLDTVQALVADCDHPSVKRMKNIEAYMTRYDSVAREINKMRMRTDDFTLIKVIGRGAFGEVQLVRHNSTQKVYAMKLLSKFEMIKRSDSAFFWEERDIMAHANSQWIVQLHFAFQDHKYLYMVMDYMPGGDLVNLMSSYDVPEKWAKFYCAEVVLALDAIHLMGFVHRDVKPDNMLLDKYGHLKLADFGTCMRMDEDGLVRSDTAVGTPDYISPEVLQSQGGEGVYGRECDWWSVGVFLYEMLVGDPPFYADSLVGTYSKIMDHRNSLHFPQEIDISQSAKSIICGFLTDRTNRLGRNGVEEIKKHPFFKNDQWTFDNLRECVPPVVPELSGDDDTSNFEDVDKEDTPEENFPVPKAFSGNHLPFIGFTYSGDYQFLVTSGKESVDGLENHMNNGITDEVKISQLENLLEREKRQVDAMENRHRTLTAQLEAITQRESELREEAGRADKELTILRHSYKEVQRRIEHETEARRKAEGMLADLKKKFDEEQSKRARDASNSQQTSERVLTLEKQIKEMQSKLERETESATRMRKQATEVTVAKQTAKQMANELQAARAQLQAQTDSLQQEVASLQGQLSKERSSRTQASTLTAELEARLASLYVELERSREKEEKVMTDNRQLNERVSALEKETASLTLELKAAQARYNQEVLAHQETEKSRMLSKEEANMEVVKALQVKLSEEKSGRQRAELLAQEKERQTSMLSVDYRQIQQRLQKLEGEHRQEVEKVKALQGQVEQEQQKRNLLQSDLAQQSSDAGRLRAREQQLVNEVSQLREAKRQIDEELNNLKTQRNVDLLQTKELQEQLEAEAYFSTLYKTQTQELREELDEKTRLQQELEEERSSLVHQLQLSLARGDSEALARSIAEETVADLEKERTMKELEYKDGLVKHHHEITAKEQMLNRLKDGESELKKSIEQYAKEKEDAAKRIKELQEQLVKSQSNAEEIDRLSSKLKTETLLKEQAINKLTQIVVRKDFSAGGKTKNKPSSADLRKKEKDCRRLQQELTQEREKYGQLAAKWQKDLQDLQAQLVEENQAKLRLQMELDSKDSEIETLQMKISSMNSETASVSSIENDGDDSVLPEHGAMRLEGWLNVPNKQNIKRHGWKKQYVVVSSKKIIFYNSEHEKINADPVLILDLSKVFHVRSVTQGDVIRADAKDIPRIFQLLYAGEGEARRPGDEGNALPVPELTQLVDKPGMQPVIKGHEFISISYHMPTTCEVCSKQLWHMFRPPPALECRRCHIKVHKEHLDKKEDAIAPCKLHYDPTSARELLLLAGSPDDQKYWVARLSRRIQKCGYKANSHIDGTGQRVSPRESTRSTLKPYLSVQQRSATLPANASMGK
- the LOC130669928 gene encoding BTB/POZ domain-containing protein 6-B-like isoform X2; translated protein: MGLPCDWQISKQKISQRGRYLLESGQWSDCKFIVGQEPQQQILEGHKLFLAMSSPVFEAMFYGSMAEKSDPIPIRDVQPEAFKTLLEYIYTDKVDLGSFELACELCYCAKKYMLPYLVEECTKYLWSDLSPNKACRAYEFAKLFEEPVLMDKCLQIICTKTNEILNEPSWDEVELSTIITIFEQDELQIDSEIELFVAIERWAKAECNRKSLNPSDAKSSRSVIGNVLSKIRFLTLTPQQFAEVPGRSNLLSRDEAFAILMNVSSSGSNIPMPEGFSTNPLHRIKPRRPSGLHSGRSQKYNGVIGRHVSPSNSSNHWQIYPSTSFSHSTLIANPDTDRTDNDSSWLSYPTNVEFNGRKELGSSTSNDNLPTVLVEGGIRDGPKYYCLRSMGQQAEYLNPGVMDCSVTFSVDKNICVIGVQVPTQVACEANQMMRSADGTYTEILYAHLLDSDGSRLTYTHFTTKATTGTLVEIGFNRPVYIQKNKIYRVGVVFNKPGWYPIGDCVQRMTCDTVFFSFGVGNSTDSVRDGLIRSIVFTYHQ
- the LOC130669928 gene encoding BTB/POZ domain-containing protein 6-B-like isoform X1, coding for MGLPCDWQISKQKISQRGRYLLESGQWSDCKFIVGQEPQQQILEGHKLFLAMSSPVFEAMFYGSMAEKSDPIPIRDVQPEAFKTLLEYIYTDKVDLGSFELACELCYCAKKYMLPYLVEECTKYLWSDLSPNKACRAYEFAKLFEEPVLMDKCLQIICTKTNEILNEPSWDEVELSTIITIFEQDELQIDSEIELFVAIERWAKAECNRKSLNPSDAKSSRSVIGNVLSKIRFLTLTPQQFAEVPGRSNLLSRDEAFAILMNVSSSGSNIPMPEGFSTNPLHRIKPRRPSGLHSGRSQKYNGVIGRHVSPSNSSNHWQIYPSTSFSHSTLIANPDTDRTDNDSSWLSYPTNVEFNGRKELGSSTSNDNLPTVLVEGGIRDGPKYYCLRSMGQQAEYLNPGVMDCSVTFSVDKNICVIGVQVPTQVACEVNANQMMRSADGTYTEILYAHLLDSDGSRLTYTHFTTKATTGTLVEIGFNRPVYIQKNKIYRVGVVFNKPGWYPIGDCVQRMTCDTVFFSFGVGNSTDSVRDGLIRSIVFTYHQ